In the Streptomyces sp. NBC_00525 genome, one interval contains:
- a CDS encoding bifunctional RNase H/acid phosphatase, which yields MERPRRFVVEADGGSRGNPGPAGYGAVVIDPDTGETLAEAAEYLGVVTNNVAEYRGLVAGLRAVRSLLPDGTGPSDAAVHVRMDSKLVVEQMSGRWKIKHPDLKPLAAEAAGVLPGAAVTYEWIPRERNRYADRLANEAMDAGRRGVPWDPAASTAAPDAPHTPVAVPPLPGAPAPSDPVTPQVGWGSAPDLGAPATLVLLRHGETALTPQKRFSGSGGTDPVLSAAGREQAAHAAAAFAARGTVQDIVSSPLRRCRETAGAVADRLGLEVRIEDGLRETDFGAWEGLTFGEVKERYGPELDAWLASPDAAPSGGGESFAEVARRVADARDRLVTRYAGRTVLVVTHVTPIKTLVRLALGAPPEALFRMELSAASVSTVAYYADGNASVRLLNDTSHLAG from the coding sequence GTGGAGCGGCCGCGCCGGTTCGTCGTCGAGGCCGACGGCGGCTCACGGGGCAATCCGGGCCCCGCCGGCTACGGCGCGGTCGTCATCGACCCGGACACCGGCGAGACGCTGGCCGAGGCCGCCGAGTACCTCGGCGTCGTGACCAACAACGTCGCCGAGTACCGGGGCCTGGTCGCCGGCCTGCGCGCCGTGCGGTCCCTGCTCCCGGACGGCACCGGGCCGTCCGACGCCGCGGTGCACGTCCGGATGGACTCCAAGCTGGTCGTGGAGCAGATGTCCGGCCGCTGGAAGATCAAGCACCCGGACCTGAAACCCCTGGCGGCCGAGGCCGCGGGCGTACTGCCGGGCGCGGCCGTCACCTACGAGTGGATTCCGCGCGAGCGGAACCGGTACGCCGACCGGCTGGCCAACGAGGCGATGGACGCGGGCCGGCGCGGTGTCCCGTGGGACCCGGCCGCCTCCACGGCCGCCCCGGACGCCCCGCACACCCCGGTGGCCGTGCCTCCGCTCCCCGGCGCGCCGGCCCCGTCCGACCCCGTCACCCCGCAGGTGGGCTGGGGCTCCGCCCCGGACCTGGGCGCCCCCGCCACCCTCGTCCTGCTGCGGCACGGCGAGACGGCCCTCACCCCGCAGAAGCGGTTCTCCGGCAGCGGCGGCACCGATCCCGTCCTCTCCGCCGCCGGCCGCGAACAGGCCGCCCACGCGGCGGCCGCCTTCGCCGCGCGCGGCACCGTCCAGGACATCGTCAGCTCCCCGCTGCGCCGCTGCCGCGAGACGGCCGGCGCGGTCGCGGACCGGCTGGGCCTGGAGGTGCGGATCGAGGACGGGCTGCGCGAAACGGACTTCGGGGCCTGGGAAGGGCTCACCTTCGGCGAGGTGAAGGAGCGGTACGGCCCCGAGCTGGACGCCTGGCTCGCCTCCCCGGACGCGGCCCCCTCCGGCGGCGGCGAGAGCTTCGCCGAGGTCGCCCGGCGGGTGGCGGACGCCCGCGACCGCCTCGTCACGCGTTACGCGGGGCGCACGGTCCTCGTCGTCACGCACGTCACGCCGATCAAGACGCTGGTCCGGCTGGCCCTGGGCGCGCCCCCGGAGGCGTTGTTCCGGATGGAGCTGTCGGCGGCGTCCGTCTCGACGGTGGCGTACTACGCGGACGGCAACGCCTCCGTACGCCTCCTGAACGACACGTCCCACCTGGCGGGCTGA
- a CDS encoding zinc ribbon domain-containing protein, which produces MNAAPADQIRLLDVQALDQRLSQLAHRRKSLPEHAEIESLTADLAQHRALLVAATTEESDTAREQTKAEQDVDQVRQRAARDQQRLDSGAVTSPKDLESLQREITSLAKRQGDLEDIVLEVMERRESAQERVSELTDRVAAVQAKVDDATARRDTATQELDAEAATVTKEREVVAGSVPADLLKLYDKLRTQQGGVGAARLYQRRCEGCRLELNITEINDVKAAAPDAVLRCENCRRILVRTADSGL; this is translated from the coding sequence CTGAACGCCGCGCCCGCCGATCAGATCCGACTTCTCGACGTCCAGGCGCTCGACCAGCGCCTCTCCCAGCTCGCGCACCGCCGCAAGTCCCTGCCCGAGCACGCCGAGATCGAGTCGCTGACGGCCGACCTCGCCCAGCACCGCGCCCTGCTGGTCGCCGCGACCACCGAGGAGAGCGACACCGCCCGCGAGCAGACCAAGGCGGAGCAGGACGTAGACCAGGTCCGCCAGCGCGCCGCCCGCGACCAGCAGCGCCTGGACTCCGGCGCGGTCACCTCGCCGAAGGACCTGGAGAGCCTCCAGCGCGAGATCACCTCGCTCGCCAAGCGCCAGGGCGACCTGGAGGACATCGTCCTGGAGGTCATGGAGCGCCGCGAGTCCGCCCAGGAGCGGGTCTCCGAGCTGACGGACCGGGTCGCCGCCGTGCAGGCCAAGGTCGACGACGCCACCGCCCGCCGCGACACCGCCACGCAGGAGCTGGACGCGGAGGCCGCCACGGTCACCAAGGAGCGCGAGGTCGTCGCCGGTTCGGTCCCCGCCGACCTGCTCAAGCTGTACGACAAGCTCCGCACCCAGCAGGGCGGGGTGGGCGCCGCCCGCCTCTACCAGCGCCGCTGCGAGGGCTGCCGCCTGGAGCTCAACATCACCGAGATCAACGACGTGAAGGCGGCCGCCCCGGACGCGGTCCTGCGCTGCGAGAACTGCCGCCGCATCCTCGTCCGCACCGCCGACTCGGGCCTGTAG
- a CDS encoding Nif3-like dinuclear metal center hexameric protein — translation MPRLSDVISELDALWPPERAEGWDAVGTVCGDPDAEVHRVLFAVDPVREIAEEAVRLGAQLIVTHHPLYLRGTTTVAADTFKGRVVHTLIRQGVALHVAHTNADTADPGVSDALAAALDLRVERPLVPDPGDPEGRRGLGRVCVLDHPETLGAFAARAAARLPATAQGIRLAGDPAATVRTVAVSGGSGDSLFDAVRAAGVDAFLTADLRHHPASEATQHSPLGLVDAAHWATEWPWCAQAAAQLEAISDRLGWDLRVHVSKQVTDPWTAHHSSGAPN, via the coding sequence GTGCCCCGTCTGTCTGATGTCATCTCCGAGCTCGACGCCCTCTGGCCGCCCGAGCGGGCCGAAGGATGGGACGCGGTCGGCACCGTCTGCGGTGATCCGGACGCCGAGGTCCACCGCGTGCTGTTCGCCGTGGACCCCGTGCGGGAGATCGCCGAGGAAGCGGTCCGGCTGGGCGCCCAGCTGATCGTCACCCACCACCCGCTCTATCTGCGCGGGACGACGACGGTCGCGGCCGACACGTTCAAGGGCCGGGTCGTGCACACCCTCATCCGGCAGGGCGTCGCGCTGCACGTCGCCCACACCAACGCCGACACCGCCGACCCCGGTGTCTCCGACGCCCTCGCCGCGGCCCTCGACCTGCGCGTCGAACGCCCCCTCGTCCCGGACCCGGGCGACCCGGAGGGGCGCCGCGGCCTCGGCCGCGTCTGCGTGCTCGACCACCCCGAGACGCTGGGCGCGTTCGCCGCCCGCGCCGCGGCCCGGCTGCCCGCCACCGCGCAGGGCATCCGCCTCGCGGGCGACCCGGCGGCGACCGTGCGCACCGTCGCCGTCAGCGGCGGATCGGGCGACAGCCTCTTCGACGCGGTGCGCGCCGCCGGTGTGGACGCCTTCCTCACCGCCGACCTGCGCCACCACCCGGCCTCCGAGGCCACCCAGCACTCACCGCTCGGCCTCGTCGACGCCGCGCACTGGGCCACCGAGTGGCCGTGGTGCGCACAGGCCGCCGCACAGCTCGAAGCGATTTCCGACCGCCTCGGATGGGACCTCCGGGTCCACGTCTCGAAGCAGGTCACCGACCCCTGGACCGCCCACCACTCTTCTGGAGCCCCCAACTGA
- a CDS encoding ABC transporter ATP-binding protein — protein MVFTGAVKTFGRAGRSVRAVDGIGLRIGRGETVALLGRNGAGKSSAISLLLGLNEPDEGTVRVLGRSPEQAVRAGLVGAMLQEGRPIPRVTVRELVSFVASAYPHPMPLAEALALAGVAEYADRRIDKLSGGQTQRVRFAVALAGNPELIVLDEPTAALDVAGRRAFWESMRAYARRGNTVLFCTHYLEEADENADRIVVIDRGRIVADGSGEEVRGSAGHSQVSFDLAGGPTEGLDRLPGVVAVEVTGDRALLRTDDSDATVVELARRGLVRGLQVSPATLETAFLALTTPTGTAPAGTTPVPVPGLPGAAKETV, from the coding sequence GTGGTCTTCACCGGGGCGGTGAAGACGTTCGGCCGGGCCGGGCGGAGCGTACGGGCCGTGGACGGCATCGGGCTGCGGATCGGGCGCGGCGAAACCGTGGCGCTGCTCGGCCGCAACGGGGCGGGGAAGTCCTCGGCCATCTCGCTGCTGCTCGGCCTGAACGAGCCGGACGAGGGGACGGTACGAGTGCTGGGCCGCTCCCCGGAACAGGCGGTGCGGGCGGGCCTGGTGGGCGCCATGCTCCAGGAGGGCCGGCCCATCCCGAGGGTGACCGTGCGCGAACTGGTCTCCTTCGTCGCCTCGGCGTATCCGCACCCCATGCCGCTCGCGGAGGCGCTGGCCCTGGCCGGGGTGGCGGAGTACGCGGACCGGCGCATCGACAAGCTCTCGGGCGGCCAGACCCAGCGCGTTCGGTTCGCCGTCGCGCTGGCCGGGAACCCCGAGCTGATCGTGCTGGACGAGCCGACGGCCGCGCTCGACGTGGCGGGGCGGCGCGCGTTCTGGGAGTCGATGCGGGCCTATGCCCGGCGCGGCAACACCGTCCTGTTCTGCACGCACTACCTGGAGGAGGCCGACGAGAACGCCGACCGGATCGTCGTCATCGACCGGGGCCGGATCGTCGCGGACGGCAGCGGTGAGGAGGTCAGGGGCTCGGCCGGGCACAGCCAGGTGTCGTTCGACCTGGCGGGCGGGCCCACGGAGGGCCTGGACCGGCTGCCGGGTGTGGTGGCCGTCGAGGTGACCGGGGACCGGGCGCTGCTGCGCACCGACGACTCGGACGCGACGGTGGTGGAGCTGGCCCGGCGCGGTCTGGTGCGCGGGCTCCAGGTCTCCCCGGCCACGCTGGAGACCGCCTTCCTCGCGCTCACCACGCCCACCGGCACCGCGCCCGCCGGCACCACGCCCGTACCCGTGCCCGGCCTGCCCGGAGCGGCGAAGGAGACCGTCTGA
- a CDS encoding ABC transporter permease — protein sequence MFRYVLLETRRTLRDAGFLIFGTGMPVMMYLIFTNIGAEGSADGWRTASMVGMAAYGALGSAMSIGTGVASDKSLGWLQQLRVTPLAPSHAVVGRAVSGSVTVLPVILTVLLAGALVNGVRVAAWQWVVLVLLLWIGALPFTLLGLGNGYRLTPQGTGVANVACLMGFGVVGGLWFPLEMLPGRLRAVGRLTPANRFADLGWATTGGHAPGATTLGVLAGWLLLFGAYAVISYRRSARTV from the coding sequence ATGTTCCGTTACGTCCTGCTGGAAACGCGCCGGACCCTGCGCGACGCCGGATTCCTGATCTTCGGCACGGGCATGCCGGTGATGATGTACCTGATCTTCACCAACATCGGCGCCGAGGGGAGCGCCGACGGCTGGCGGACCGCGTCGATGGTCGGCATGGCCGCGTACGGGGCGCTCGGCTCGGCCATGTCGATCGGTACGGGCGTCGCGTCCGACAAGTCCCTGGGCTGGCTCCAGCAGTTGAGGGTGACCCCGCTCGCGCCGTCGCACGCGGTGGTGGGCCGGGCGGTCAGCGGATCGGTGACGGTACTGCCGGTGATCCTGACCGTGCTGCTGGCCGGGGCCCTGGTCAACGGGGTGCGGGTGGCGGCCTGGCAGTGGGTGGTGCTGGTGCTGCTGCTGTGGATCGGCGCGCTGCCGTTCACGCTGCTCGGGCTGGGCAACGGCTACCGGCTGACCCCGCAGGGCACCGGAGTCGCCAACGTGGCCTGCCTGATGGGCTTCGGGGTCGTCGGCGGGCTGTGGTTCCCGCTGGAGATGCTGCCCGGCCGGCTGCGCGCGGTCGGCCGGCTCACCCCGGCCAACCGGTTCGCCGACCTGGGCTGGGCGACGACGGGCGGGCACGCGCCGGGCGCGACGACGCTGGGCGTGCTCGCCGGGTGGCTCCTGCTGTTCGGGGCGTACGCGGTGATCTCGTACCGTCGGTCCGCCAGGACCGTGTGA
- a CDS encoding sensor histidine kinase produces the protein MPRNGQPSRRERRERRERRERRERRRSRRECRRPGPPTPYTLLPWLLMGLGSFSNLFQGETPSPWIGGLGLLAFNALYISVVFRGFVKEKRESPVTYVLLGALAVVTFALAIGYGDSWLLFFPLLSLAAGTVLRHRWLMAALLGLAAAACAIAVWRGDSVSPPWTLGYGTFISGAVTSAILRLAETVTELRATRQELARTAVERERLRFSRDLHDLLGHTLSVVVVKSEAARRLAPRDLDAALSQVADIESVGRQALTEIREAVTGYREGGLATELDRARSALTAAGVEPVVRRSGPPLAPQTEALLGWVVREAVTNVVRHSTATRCVFAVGGSAERVRLTVTDDGRGRPAGPAPAPGIGGTGLKGLTERLAAAGGSLVAGPGPDGGFVVTAELPADAGAEAGGDAAGPPGTGAGADGSPTLGR, from the coding sequence ATGCCACGGAACGGACAGCCCTCGCGCCGGGAACGCCGGGAACGCCGGGAACGCCGGGAACGCCGGGAACGCCGACGGTCGCGGAGGGAGTGCCGCAGGCCGGGACCGCCGACGCCGTACACGCTGCTGCCCTGGCTGCTGATGGGGCTGGGCTCGTTCTCCAACCTGTTCCAGGGCGAGACCCCCAGCCCGTGGATCGGCGGCCTGGGCCTGCTGGCCTTCAACGCGCTGTACATCTCGGTGGTGTTCCGGGGCTTCGTCAAGGAGAAGCGCGAGAGCCCGGTGACGTACGTGCTGCTCGGGGCGCTGGCGGTGGTCACCTTCGCGCTGGCGATCGGCTACGGCGACAGCTGGCTGCTGTTCTTCCCGCTGCTGTCGCTGGCCGCCGGCACGGTCCTGCGCCATCGTTGGCTCATGGCCGCGCTGCTGGGGCTCGCCGCGGCGGCCTGTGCGATCGCGGTGTGGCGCGGGGACAGTGTGTCCCCGCCGTGGACGCTGGGGTACGGGACGTTCATCTCCGGGGCCGTGACGTCGGCGATCCTGCGGCTGGCGGAGACCGTGACGGAACTGCGCGCCACCCGGCAGGAGTTGGCGCGCACCGCCGTGGAGCGGGAGCGGCTGCGCTTCTCGCGGGATCTGCACGACCTGCTGGGCCACACGCTGTCGGTCGTCGTGGTGAAGTCGGAGGCGGCCCGCAGGCTCGCCCCGCGCGACCTGGACGCGGCGCTCTCCCAGGTCGCCGACATCGAGTCGGTGGGCCGTCAGGCGCTCACCGAGATCCGGGAGGCCGTCACCGGCTACCGCGAGGGCGGCCTCGCCACCGAGCTGGACCGGGCCAGGTCCGCGCTGACCGCCGCCGGTGTCGAGCCGGTCGTCCGGCGCTCCGGGCCGCCCCTCGCCCCGCAGACGGAGGCGCTGCTGGGCTGGGTGGTGCGGGAGGCCGTCACCAATGTCGTGCGCCACTCGACGGCGACGCGCTGCGTGTTCGCGGTCGGCGGGTCCGCCGAGCGGGTACGGCTGACGGTGACCGACGACGGCCGGGGCCGCCCGGCCGGGCCCGCGCCAGCGCCGGGCATCGGCGGCACCGGGCTGAAGGGGCTGACCGAACGGCTGGCCGCGGCCGGCGGCTCCCTGGTGGCGGGGCCGGGCCCGGACGGCGGCTTCGTGGTCACCGCGGAACTCCCGGCGGACGCGGGCGCCGAGGCGGGCGGCGACGCGGCGGGCCCACCCGGCACCGGGGCCGGGGCGGACGGCTCGCCTACCCTGGGCCGGTGA
- a CDS encoding response regulator transcription factor, which translates to MNEMPDEGRPPAPSIRVLLAEDQGMMRGALALLLGLEPDIEVVAQVGAGDEIVAAALASRPDVALLDIELPGRSGLDAAADLREEVPDCRVLILTTFGRPGYLRRAMEAGAAGFLVKDGPVEELAAAIRRVLAGETVVDPALAAAALSSGPSPLTARERDVLVASVDGATVADIAAKLHLSESTVRNYLSSAIGRTGTRNRMEAVRAARQQGWL; encoded by the coding sequence GTGAACGAAATGCCTGATGAAGGGCGCCCCCCGGCCCCGTCCATCCGCGTCCTGCTCGCCGAGGACCAGGGGATGATGCGCGGCGCGCTCGCCCTGCTGCTCGGTCTGGAGCCGGACATCGAGGTGGTGGCGCAGGTCGGCGCGGGTGACGAGATCGTGGCGGCGGCGCTGGCGTCCCGTCCCGATGTCGCGCTGCTGGACATCGAGTTGCCGGGCCGCAGCGGCCTGGACGCGGCGGCCGACCTGCGCGAGGAGGTCCCGGACTGCCGGGTGCTGATCCTGACCACGTTCGGCCGGCCGGGCTATCTGCGCCGGGCGATGGAGGCGGGGGCCGCGGGCTTCCTGGTGAAGGACGGCCCGGTCGAGGAGCTGGCGGCGGCGATCCGCCGGGTGCTGGCCGGGGAGACGGTCGTCGATCCGGCGCTGGCCGCCGCCGCGCTCAGTTCCGGGCCCAGCCCGCTGACGGCGCGTGAGCGGGACGTGCTGGTCGCCTCGGTGGACGGGGCGACGGTCGCCGACATCGCGGCCAAACTGCATCTGTCGGAGTCGACGGTGCGCAACTATCTGTCGTCGGCGATCGGCAGGACGGGCACCCGCAACCGCATGGAGGCGGTCCGCGCGGCCCGGCAGCAGGGCTGGCTCTGA
- a CDS encoding glycosyltransferase family 39 protein gives MSSSGSAPRRAAPLWLVPALWTLALGLWGLSRQGSLWRDEAATWQVALRSTADIRTLLGQVDAVHGLYYLLMHGLFDWFGPTTTTLRLPSVLAMAVAAACVAAVGERLAGRWAGLGGGMVLGLLPAVQFYLQEGRPYALVAAGAGVATLLLVTLVQGNGGWGRWAAYAGAVLFGALLNWFSLLVLPAHLATLVWSGAGRRVAGRWAVASAGAVAGALPLVLFTAGQAGQVSWIPPLTWHMLIGPGVLLTLGALAALADRPGAGRLSVASVGLPLLAVPQLGLVAVSLGKPLFLDRYVLFSMLGLALLAGGVCAAAVRVAAPRFPAASRWLVPALLVCVVAALLPQSLAKRSPSSRVDDVLAMAADVRRLKEPGTAVVFLPSARRDASQVSPEAFTGLRDIALVRGPLASGTLSGVEAAPDRIREAMLAERRILLVTDAPEAARTEHARRERVKAAVLREHFGIVADERVRGRRVTLYERK, from the coding sequence ATGTCTTCTTCCGGCTCCGCGCCCCGGCGCGCCGCTCCGCTCTGGCTCGTACCGGCGCTCTGGACGCTGGCCCTCGGGCTCTGGGGGCTCTCGCGGCAGGGCAGCTTATGGCGGGACGAGGCCGCGACCTGGCAGGTGGCGCTGCGGTCCACCGCCGACATACGAACCCTGCTGGGCCAGGTGGACGCGGTGCACGGGCTGTACTACCTGCTGATGCACGGCCTGTTCGACTGGTTCGGGCCGACGACCACGACGCTGCGGCTGCCGTCCGTGCTGGCCATGGCGGTGGCGGCGGCGTGTGTGGCGGCCGTCGGCGAGCGGCTGGCCGGGCGCTGGGCGGGGCTGGGCGGCGGCATGGTCCTCGGGCTGTTGCCGGCGGTGCAGTTCTACCTCCAGGAGGGCCGCCCGTACGCGCTGGTCGCGGCGGGGGCCGGGGTCGCGACGCTGCTCCTGGTAACGCTGGTCCAGGGGAACGGCGGCTGGGGGCGCTGGGCGGCGTACGCGGGCGCGGTCCTGTTCGGCGCGCTGCTGAACTGGTTCTCGCTGCTCGTCCTGCCCGCGCATCTGGCGACGCTGGTGTGGAGCGGGGCGGGGCGGCGGGTGGCAGGGCGCTGGGCGGTGGCGTCGGCGGGCGCGGTGGCGGGTGCGCTGCCGCTGGTCCTGTTCACGGCGGGCCAGGCCGGGCAGGTGTCCTGGATACCGCCGCTGACCTGGCACATGCTGATCGGCCCCGGTGTGCTGCTGACGCTCGGCGCTCTCGCGGCCCTGGCCGACCGGCCGGGTGCGGGGCGGCTCTCGGTGGCCTCGGTGGGGCTGCCGCTGCTGGCGGTTCCGCAGCTGGGCCTGGTCGCCGTCTCGCTGGGCAAGCCGCTGTTCCTGGACCGCTATGTGCTGTTCAGCATGCTGGGCCTGGCGCTGCTGGCGGGAGGTGTGTGCGCCGCGGCGGTGCGGGTGGCGGCGCCCCGGTTCCCGGCGGCGTCGCGGTGGCTCGTACCGGCGCTGCTGGTGTGCGTGGTGGCGGCGCTGCTGCCGCAGTCGCTGGCCAAGCGGTCGCCGTCGAGCCGGGTGGACGACGTGCTGGCCATGGCGGCGGACGTGCGGCGGCTGAAGGAGCCGGGGACGGCGGTGGTGTTCCTGCCGAGCGCCCGGCGCGACGCCAGTCAGGTGTCGCCGGAGGCGTTCACCGGTCTGCGGGACATAGCGCTGGTGCGGGGTCCGCTCGCGTCCGGGACGCTGAGCGGGGTGGAGGCCGCTCCGGACCGGATACGGGAGGCGATGCTGGCGGAGCGGCGGATACTGCTGGTGACGGACGCGCCGGAGGCGGCCCGCACCGAGCACGCGCGGCGCGAGCGGGTGAAGGCCGCGGTGCTGAGGGAGCACTTCGGCATCGTCGCGGACGAGCGGGTACGGGGGCGCAGGGTGACGCTGTACGAACGGAAGTGA
- a CDS encoding MFS transporter, which produces MTPMVDVTTPAPPTERSGTRTWAVVLAACVGQFLVVLDVSVVNVALPSMRADLGLSTTGLQWVLNAYSIAFAGFMLLGGRAADLYGRKLMFLVGLGLFTAASLAGGLAQEGWQLLAARAAQGLGAAVLAPATLTLLTAAVPEGPARARAIGTWMAVGAGGGAAGGLVGGVLTDALSWRWVLLINVPIGVLVLIGAVLWLAEGRAAGRSRVDLLGAVLVTAGLAATAYGIVQTEAVGWTAAATLVPLVGGPVLLALFTLVEARTASPLMPLRVLGARAVASANVAMLVMGSATFAMWYFMTVYAQNILGYSALAAGLALMPSSLAVVAGSKAAPRLMARVGAKNLALLGTAVAAAGFGWQSTMTAHGSFLTAVCLPGVLMMAGAGLASTPLASLATSGAAPGEAGLVSGLVNTSRTMGGALGLAVLSTVAAARTGDATDPAALTAGYALAFRTAGCVLLAGLLLMLLWLPRHRPARERTVRA; this is translated from the coding sequence ATGACACCCATGGTTGACGTCACCACCCCCGCACCGCCCACCGAACGCTCCGGGACCCGCACCTGGGCGGTGGTCCTCGCCGCATGCGTCGGGCAGTTCCTCGTGGTGCTCGACGTGTCCGTCGTCAACGTCGCCCTCCCGTCCATGCGCGCCGACCTCGGGCTGAGCACCACCGGCCTGCAATGGGTCCTCAACGCGTACTCCATCGCCTTCGCCGGGTTCATGCTGCTGGGCGGGCGGGCCGCCGACCTCTACGGCCGCAAGCTGATGTTCCTCGTCGGCCTCGGCCTGTTCACCGCCGCCTCGCTGGCCGGCGGGCTCGCCCAGGAGGGCTGGCAGCTGCTGGCCGCCCGCGCCGCGCAGGGCCTCGGCGCCGCCGTCCTCGCCCCGGCCACCCTCACCCTGCTCACCGCCGCCGTCCCCGAGGGCCCCGCCCGCGCCCGGGCCATCGGCACCTGGATGGCGGTCGGCGCGGGCGGCGGCGCGGCCGGCGGACTGGTCGGCGGGGTGCTCACCGACGCGCTGTCCTGGCGCTGGGTGCTGCTGATCAACGTGCCCATCGGGGTGCTGGTGCTGATCGGCGCCGTGCTGTGGCTCGCCGAGGGCCGCGCGGCGGGCCGCAGCCGCGTCGACCTGCTGGGCGCCGTCCTCGTCACGGCGGGCCTCGCCGCAACCGCGTACGGCATCGTGCAGACCGAGGCGGTGGGGTGGACGGCCGCCGCGACCCTGGTCCCGCTGGTCGGCGGACCCGTCCTGCTCGCCCTGTTCACCCTCGTGGAGGCCCGCACCGCGAGCCCCCTGATGCCGCTGCGGGTGCTCGGGGCACGGGCGGTGGCCTCGGCGAACGTCGCCATGCTCGTCATGGGCTCCGCCACGTTCGCCATGTGGTACTTCATGACGGTGTACGCGCAGAACATCCTGGGCTACAGCGCGCTGGCGGCCGGGCTCGCCCTGATGCCGTCCTCGCTGGCCGTCGTCGCCGGCTCCAAGGCCGCGCCCCGGCTGATGGCCCGCGTCGGCGCGAAGAACCTCGCGCTCCTGGGCACCGCCGTCGCCGCCGCGGGCTTCGGCTGGCAGTCCACGATGACCGCGCACGGCTCCTTCCTCACCGCGGTCTGCCTGCCCGGTGTGCTGATGATGGCCGGGGCCGGGCTCGCCTCCACCCCGCTCGCCTCGCTGGCCACGTCGGGCGCGGCGCCGGGGGAGGCCGGCCTCGTCTCGGGCTTGGTCAACACCTCGCGGACGATGGGCGGCGCGCTGGGCCTGGCGGTGCTCTCCACGGTCGCCGCGGCCCGCACCGGCGACGCGACGGACCCGGCCGCGCTGACCGCCGGCTACGCGCTGGCCTTCCGCACCGCGGGCTGCGTCCTGCTGGCCGGGCTGCTGCTGATGCTGCTCTGGCTCCCGCGCCACCGCCCGGCCCGGGAACGGACGGTACGGGCCTGA
- a CDS encoding MFS transporter: protein MLPTPHGRGIVPVLAFAGITVAVMQTLLVPVFKDLPALLHTSPSDATWVMTATLLAGAVATPIMGRLGDLYGKRGMLLASLGVMVVGSLICAFTDDLVIMITGRSLQGFAMGAIPLGIGIMRDELPRERLGSAMALMSSSIGVGGGLALPGAALVAQHTDWHALFLGSAGLGALAMALTLYAVPESTLRAPGRFDLVGALGLSLGLVLLLLPVTKGGDWGWASPITLGLLAASLVVLVLWGLFELRTEAPLVDLRTTARREVLLTNLASIMIGVAFYAVSLVLPQLLQLPASTGYGLGRSMVVAGLCVAPLGLTMMLVAPLYARISARRGPKVSLMLGLLVIAIGYGAGLGLMSATWQTVLISVLLGAGIGLAYSSLPALIIGAVDVSETGAANGLNTLMRSIGTSVSSAVIGMVLAHTSTRMGAVEVPTMKGFRISFLIATCAVVAGLVLASFLPSRRTATAPVLLASAEGDAAARHTGLRDRVPDAAGRRSPGPT from the coding sequence ATGTTACCGACGCCGCACGGCCGGGGGATCGTCCCCGTGCTCGCCTTCGCGGGGATCACCGTCGCCGTGATGCAAACCCTGCTCGTCCCCGTCTTCAAGGACCTGCCCGCGCTGCTGCACACCTCCCCGTCCGACGCGACCTGGGTGATGACCGCCACGCTGCTCGCCGGGGCCGTCGCCACCCCGATCATGGGGCGGCTCGGAGACCTGTACGGCAAGCGCGGGATGCTGCTGGCCAGCCTCGGCGTCATGGTCGTCGGCTCCCTCATATGCGCCTTCACCGACGACCTCGTGATCATGATCACGGGCCGCTCGCTCCAGGGCTTCGCCATGGGCGCGATCCCGCTGGGCATCGGCATCATGCGCGACGAGCTGCCGCGCGAGAGGCTGGGCTCGGCGATGGCGCTGATGAGTTCGTCCATCGGGGTCGGCGGCGGGCTCGCGCTGCCGGGCGCCGCGCTCGTCGCCCAGCACACCGACTGGCACGCCCTGTTCCTCGGCTCCGCCGGGCTCGGCGCGCTGGCCATGGCGCTGACCCTGTACGCGGTCCCGGAGAGCACGCTGCGCGCGCCCGGCCGCTTCGACCTCGTCGGCGCGCTCGGCCTCTCGCTGGGTCTGGTGCTCCTGCTGCTGCCCGTCACCAAGGGCGGCGACTGGGGCTGGGCCTCCCCCATCACGCTCGGGCTGCTCGCCGCCTCGCTGGTCGTCCTGGTGCTGTGGGGGCTGTTCGAGCTGCGCACCGAGGCGCCGCTGGTCGATCTGCGGACCACGGCCCGCCGCGAGGTGCTGCTGACCAACCTCGCGTCGATCATGATCGGCGTCGCCTTCTACGCCGTCTCCCTCGTCCTGCCCCAGCTGCTCCAGCTGCCGGCCTCCACCGGCTACGGCCTCGGCCGGTCGATGGTGGTCGCCGGGCTGTGCGTGGCCCCGCTGGGCCTGACGATGATGCTCGTCGCCCCGCTGTACGCGCGGATCTCCGCCCGCCGGGGCCCCAAGGTGTCGCTGATGCTCGGCCTGCTGGTGATCGCGATCGGTTACGGGGCCGGGCTCGGGCTGATGAGCGCCACCTGGCAGACCGTGCTGATCTCCGTCCTGCTCGGCGCCGGCATCGGGCTCGCCTACTCCTCGCTGCCCGCGCTGATCATCGGCGCCGTGGACGTCTCCGAGACCGGTGCCGCCAACGGTCTGAACACCCTGATGCGCTCCATCGGCACCTCGGTGTCCAGCGCGGTCATCGGCATGGTCCTGGCCCACACCTCGACCCGGATGGGCGCGGTCGAGGTGCCCACCATGAAGGGCTTCCGCATCTCGTTCCTCATCGCGACCTGCGCGGTGGTCGCCGGTCTCGTCCTCGCCTCGTTCCTGCCGTCCCGGCGCACGGCCACCGCGCCGGTCCTGCTCGCGAGCGCCGAGGGCGACGCGGCCGCCCGGCACACCGGCTTGCGCGACCGGGTGCCGGACGCGGCGGGGCGCCGGTCGCCGGGGCCGACGTAG